The Francisella salimarina genome has a segment encoding these proteins:
- a CDS encoding L,D-transpeptidase family protein translates to MVSQNLSIQKISKAKQLIVVTTSNWQSVSGKLWFFEKDNKNNWLAKKLATAVVVGKNGLAWADSIYQNLADTDLKKEGDSKSPAGIFDIGKTFGFANISVVEYIQLKTGIECVDDSNSKYYNQIVNSNLIDDKDWLSAENMSEIAIYKYGVEILYNTNPAIAKKGSCIFMHIWKSSTTGTEGCTAMAEDDIRDIQSYLDMNKNPMLVQLTQDVYKQVQNDWHLPILY, encoded by the coding sequence ATGGTTAGTCAAAATCTAAGTATACAAAAAATATCAAAGGCTAAGCAATTAATTGTAGTAACCACATCAAATTGGCAGAGTGTATCGGGGAAGCTTTGGTTTTTTGAAAAAGACAATAAAAATAATTGGTTGGCTAAGAAATTAGCAACTGCTGTAGTAGTTGGTAAAAATGGCTTAGCTTGGGCAGATAGCATATATCAAAATCTAGCAGATACTGACTTAAAAAAAGAAGGTGATAGTAAGTCACCAGCAGGTATTTTCGATATTGGTAAAACTTTTGGATTTGCTAATATCTCAGTAGTTGAATATATACAGCTAAAAACTGGAATCGAATGTGTAGATGATAGTAATTCAAAATACTATAACCAAATAGTTAATAGTAATCTTATTGATGATAAAGATTGGCTATCAGCTGAAAATATGTCAGAGATTGCTATCTATAAATATGGTGTAGAGATTTTGTACAATACTAATCCAGCGATAGCCAAAAAAGGCTCTTGTATTTTTATGCATATCTGGAAGTCTTCGACGACAGGTACAGAAGGATGTACTGCTATGGCAGAGGATGATATTAGAGATATTCAATCTTATTTGGATATGAATAAAAATCCTATGTTGGTGCAATTAACTCAAGATGTTTATAAACAAGTACAAAATGATTGGCATTTGCCGATTTTATATTAA
- a CDS encoding dihydrolipoyl dehydrogenase family protein: MIKTDICIIGGGSGGLSVAAGVVQMGASVVLCEGGKMGGDCLNYGCVPSKAIIEASRVITKLNKAPEFGINVDSIDIDYAKVQAHIKATIAKIEPHDSVERFEKLGVKVIQEYAEIVDRYTVKAGDNIIRAKYIVIATGSRASIPNIKGLDTVDYLTNETIFELKEKPEHLMIIGGGPIGVELAQAYALLGSQVTIFEASDTILGMLDSECRKVVIKEFDRLGINIITNVNITEIEQQNQQINVCCGDKYYEGSHLLVAAGRQPNLAKLNLDNVGVRYTSRGINVDKRLRTNYKNIYAIGDVTGGYQFTHVAGYHAGIVIQNILFKLPAKVDYSSLPWSIYTSPEIAHVGQDISQAQDQGAKILKLSYQNNDRAVASLATNGLVKVAVSRKGYILGVTIVGESASELIVQWTLAIKNKLKIKDIASHIVAYPTLSELNKRIAGSYFTPKLYSNKVRRLVRLLMKVFGKRL; encoded by the coding sequence ATGATTAAAACAGATATTTGTATTATAGGTGGTGGTTCAGGTGGACTTTCTGTAGCAGCTGGTGTAGTACAAATGGGTGCAAGCGTAGTTCTCTGTGAAGGTGGTAAGATGGGAGGTGATTGTCTTAATTATGGTTGTGTGCCATCTAAGGCAATTATAGAAGCTTCAAGAGTTATTACAAAACTAAATAAGGCTCCTGAGTTTGGTATAAATGTAGATAGCATAGATATTGATTACGCCAAGGTACAAGCACATATCAAAGCTACTATAGCAAAAATAGAGCCACATGACTCAGTCGAGCGTTTTGAGAAATTAGGCGTCAAAGTTATCCAAGAATATGCGGAGATAGTTGATCGATATACAGTCAAAGCTGGTGATAATATTATCAGGGCTAAATATATTGTTATAGCTACTGGTTCAAGAGCAAGTATTCCTAATATCAAAGGTTTGGATACGGTTGACTATCTAACTAATGAAACAATTTTTGAGCTTAAAGAAAAGCCAGAACATTTGATGATTATCGGAGGTGGACCTATAGGTGTAGAGCTAGCACAGGCTTATGCTTTGTTGGGTAGCCAAGTTACAATTTTTGAAGCTTCCGATACTATCTTAGGTATGCTTGATAGTGAATGTCGCAAAGTTGTGATTAAGGAGTTTGATCGTTTAGGTATCAATATAATTACAAATGTAAATATCACAGAGATTGAACAGCAAAATCAACAGATAAATGTTTGTTGTGGCGATAAGTACTACGAAGGCTCGCATCTATTAGTTGCAGCTGGGAGACAGCCAAATTTAGCTAAGTTAAATCTAGATAATGTGGGTGTTAGATATACTTCTAGAGGTATAAATGTTGATAAGCGCTTGAGAACAAACTATAAAAATATCTATGCTATAGGCGATGTCACTGGAGGATATCAGTTCACTCATGTGGCAGGCTATCATGCTGGTATAGTGATCCAAAATATCTTATTCAAGTTACCAGCAAAAGTTGATTATAGTAGCTTACCATGGTCTATATATACTAGCCCTGAAATCGCACATGTTGGTCAAGATATCTCACAGGCTCAAGATCAAGGTGCAAAAATTCTGAAATTGTCATATCAGAATAATGATAGAGCAGTCGCAAGTCTAGCAACTAATGGCTTAGTCAAAGTGGCTGTTAGCCGAAAAGGATATATATTAGGGGTTACTATTGTTGGTGAAAGCGCTAGTGAGCTAATTGTACAATGGACTTTAGCAATTAAAAACAAGCTAAAGATAAAAGATATAGCCTCTCATATTGTGGCATATCCAACTTTAAGTGAGCTAAACAAAAGAATTGCTGGAAGTTATTTCACACCGAAGCTATATAGTAACAAAGTTAGACGCTTAGTTAGACTGTTAATGAAAGTATTTGGTAAAAGGTTATGA
- a CDS encoding TVP38/TMEM64 family protein: MANSKFYKFFPIAILIIGIISFFSFGGQQYLSLEALKNNYQTILDFANQHFLACMLVFSVAYIVVVALSIPGATIMTLLGGLLFGLVLGSIIVVLAATLGASVVFIAVRTALGDSLKSKAKGSIEKMRRGFEKDVFNYLLILRLIPIFPFFIINIAAGMFGVKFRDFFWATLLGIIPGSVVYVWVGTSFAYVIQQGADINLGIILEPQFILPLIALAVLSIVPVIIKKRK; encoded by the coding sequence ATGGCAAATAGTAAATTTTATAAATTTTTTCCGATAGCAATACTAATCATTGGCATAATCTCTTTCTTTAGTTTTGGTGGACAGCAGTATTTATCTCTTGAAGCACTCAAAAATAACTATCAAACAATATTGGACTTTGCTAATCAGCATTTTTTAGCTTGTATGTTAGTGTTTTCGGTTGCATACATAGTTGTTGTAGCATTATCTATACCAGGGGCTACTATTATGACTTTGTTAGGTGGTTTACTATTTGGTTTGGTATTAGGTTCAATTATTGTTGTATTAGCTGCAACATTAGGAGCAAGTGTAGTTTTCATTGCTGTTAGAACAGCGTTGGGAGATTCACTAAAGAGCAAGGCTAAAGGCAGTATCGAAAAAATGCGACGAGGTTTTGAAAAAGATGTCTTTAATTATTTATTAATACTTAGATTGATACCTATATTTCCATTTTTTATTATAAATATCGCAGCTGGTATGTTTGGTGTGAAATTCAGAGATTTTTTCTGGGCAACACTACTGGGGATAATTCCTGGTAGTGTTGTTTATGTATGGGTTGGTACAAGCTTTGCTTATGTAATTCAGCAAGGAGCAGATATTAACTTAGGCATCATATTAGAGCCTCAATTTATTTTGCCATTAATAGCCTTGGCTGTACTGTCAATTGTTCCAGTAATTATTAAAAAGAGAAAGTAG
- a CDS encoding CDP-alcohol phosphatidyltransferase family protein, with product MIEQKIRPTFQKIFVDNVAKLVAPIIAPNMVTILSLICGLVAAVSFFMNQYLCVFLLLLSGYLDILDGSVARLQNSSSSFGTMLDILSDRFVESFIIIVIFINQLDIAWVGLLMMMSIIVCISSFLLVGIFSQKESSKSFYYSPGLIERAETFIFFIVMILLPSTVFVLGLIYTLLVLWTTLYRCYEFYCHEKK from the coding sequence ATGATAGAACAAAAAATCAGACCAACTTTTCAGAAAATCTTCGTTGATAATGTTGCTAAGCTTGTAGCGCCAATAATAGCTCCTAACATGGTTACAATACTATCTTTAATCTGTGGTTTAGTTGCTGCAGTATCATTTTTTATGAATCAATACTTGTGTGTGTTTTTGCTACTGTTATCAGGATATCTAGATATTTTAGATGGCTCAGTTGCGCGTCTACAAAATAGCTCATCATCATTTGGAACTATGTTAGATATATTAAGTGATCGTTTTGTAGAGAGTTTTATTATTATCGTTATTTTTATCAATCAACTTGATATTGCATGGGTTGGTTTATTAATGATGATGTCTATTATTGTTTGTATTAGTAGTTTTTTGCTAGTAGGGATATTCAGTCAAAAAGAGTCTTCTAAAAGTTTTTACTACAGCCCAGGTTTGATTGAAAGAGCCGAAACATTTATCTTTTTTATAGTTATGATTTTATTACCGAGCACAGTATTTGTACTAGGGTTGATTTATACACTGTTAGTTTTATGGACTACGCTGTATCGTTGTTATGAATTTTATTGTCACGAAAAAAAATAA
- the lysA gene encoding diaminopimelate decarboxylase, with product MSNYIVFDKARLANYIKEHKLTTPCYIYDSRLLEDTFASAKKALDKNFKNAEIHYAIKANHHPKIVSIAKKYGMGIDCVSGGEIKRALEQNVDPQNIVFAGVGKADWEIELAIDNDIFAFNSESLEEIEVISQIASSKNKHVNICLRVNPNIDAQTHHYISTGQFDDKFGIAFANILNWLKNDFQNFDNINIIGLHYHVGSQILNYQVFQSLAITTNEHIKLLKQNDIDIEHINFGGGLGIDYQNPHQNPIVDFDNYFARFREFFEYCDDVKLHFELGRSLVGQSGVLVSQVLFNKVTQDTHFAIIDAGMTELIRPALYQAQHKIEALIDESVDEKQHYHIVGPICESSDVFAKYYQLPKIKRGDLLAIYSAGAYGKVLASEYNLRPTVQEYFI from the coding sequence ATGAGTAACTATATAGTTTTTGATAAAGCTAGACTAGCTAATTATATAAAAGAGCATAAACTCACAACACCATGTTATATATATGATAGTAGACTTTTAGAAGATACATTTGCTAGTGCAAAAAAAGCATTAGATAAAAATTTCAAAAATGCTGAGATTCATTATGCAATTAAGGCAAATCATCATCCAAAGATAGTAAGTATTGCTAAGAAATATGGTATGGGGATTGATTGTGTAAGTGGCGGTGAGATTAAAAGGGCACTTGAGCAGAATGTAGATCCTCAGAATATTGTTTTTGCAGGAGTTGGCAAAGCTGATTGGGAGATTGAATTGGCTATTGATAATGATATTTTTGCTTTTAACAGCGAGTCCTTAGAAGAGATAGAGGTTATTAGCCAAATAGCATCTTCGAAGAATAAACATGTAAATATTTGTCTGAGAGTTAATCCAAATATAGATGCACAGACTCATCATTATATAAGTACAGGGCAATTTGATGATAAGTTTGGCATTGCTTTTGCTAATATTCTTAATTGGTTAAAAAATGATTTTCAAAACTTTGACAACATAAATATTATAGGGTTACATTACCATGTCGGTTCACAGATATTGAATTATCAGGTTTTTCAATCACTAGCTATAACCACAAATGAGCATATAAAACTTCTCAAGCAAAATGATATTGATATTGAACATATTAATTTTGGTGGTGGTTTGGGGATTGATTATCAAAATCCACATCAGAATCCTATAGTGGACTTTGATAACTATTTTGCTAGATTTAGAGAGTTTTTTGAGTATTGTGATGATGTTAAGCTACATTTTGAGCTTGGTAGATCATTAGTAGGGCAGTCAGGCGTGCTTGTATCACAGGTATTATTTAATAAGGTGACTCAAGATACTCATTTTGCGATTATAGATGCAGGTATGACAGAGCTTATTAGACCAGCATTGTATCAAGCGCAACACAAGATTGAGGCTTTGATTGATGAAAGTGTCGATGAAAAGCAACATTATCATATAGTTGGGCCTATCTGTGAATCTAGTGATGTATTTGCAAAATATTATCAGCTTCCTAAAATAAAGCGTGGTGACTTATTAGCTATATATTCAGCAGGAGCTTATGGTAAGGTTTTAGCTAGTGAATATAATCTAAGACCAACTGTTCAAGAGTATTTTATATAA
- the gdhA gene encoding NADP-specific glutamate dehydrogenase, whose translation MNAQKYIDSVIADVEKRDGHEKEFIQAVKEVFSTLKPALEQNPKYIEENILGRIVEPERGISFRVPWVDRNGDVQVNRGFRYQFNGAIGPFKGGIRFHPSVYSGIIKFLGFEQVFKNSLTTLPMGGGKGGADFDPKGKTEQEIMNFCQSFMMELQRHIGPDRDVPAGDIGVGGREIGYMYGQYRRVRNSFENGVLTGKSLESGGSLIRPEATGYGAVFFLDEMLKHDGETMEGKTIVTSGYGNVAWGVCKKVAQLGGKVVTISGSKGFVHDPEGITTDEKIEFLLKIREGKASMQDYAKEFNASWHPGEKPWGVKADIAIPAATQNEIDVEEAQKLIDAGVKYVVEASNMPTTNEAIEFLMKKGVCLAPGKAANAGGVAVSGLEMSQNSARLAWTAEEVEAKLQQIMANIFHACKFASSKYNLGYNLVAGANLAGFEKVAEAMIQQGRY comes from the coding sequence ATGAATGCTCAGAAATATATTGATAGCGTAATTGCTGATGTTGAAAAAAGAGACGGACATGAAAAGGAATTCATCCAAGCCGTTAAAGAAGTATTTTCTACTCTTAAACCAGCTCTAGAACAAAACCCTAAGTATATCGAAGAAAATATCTTAGGACGTATTGTTGAACCTGAAAGAGGCATCTCTTTTAGAGTACCATGGGTTGATAGAAATGGTGACGTACAAGTTAACAGAGGTTTCAGATACCAGTTTAACGGAGCTATCGGTCCTTTCAAAGGTGGTATTAGATTCCATCCTAGCGTATATTCTGGAATCATCAAATTCTTAGGTTTTGAGCAGGTTTTCAAAAATAGCTTAACTACACTTCCAATGGGCGGTGGTAAAGGTGGTGCTGACTTTGACCCTAAAGGCAAAACAGAGCAAGAAATCATGAACTTCTGTCAAAGTTTTATGATGGAATTACAGCGTCATATTGGCCCAGACAGAGACGTTCCTGCTGGAGATATTGGTGTTGGTGGTAGAGAAATTGGCTATATGTATGGCCAATACAGAAGAGTAAGAAATTCTTTTGAAAATGGTGTATTAACTGGTAAGTCGTTAGAGTCTGGTGGAAGCTTGATTCGTCCAGAAGCTACTGGTTACGGTGCTGTTTTCTTCTTAGATGAAATGCTCAAGCATGATGGTGAAACTATGGAAGGTAAAACTATTGTGACATCTGGCTATGGTAACGTTGCTTGGGGTGTATGTAAAAAAGTTGCACAACTTGGTGGTAAAGTTGTTACTATTTCTGGCTCAAAAGGATTCGTACATGATCCTGAAGGTATCACAACAGATGAGAAGATTGAATTCTTACTTAAAATTCGCGAAGGTAAAGCTTCTATGCAAGACTATGCTAAAGAATTCAATGCTAGCTGGCATCCAGGTGAGAAGCCTTGGGGAGTCAAAGCAGATATCGCTATCCCTGCAGCTACTCAAAATGAAATTGATGTTGAAGAAGCTCAAAAGCTTATTGATGCTGGTGTTAAATATGTTGTTGAAGCATCTAACATGCCTACAACTAACGAAGCAATCGAATTCTTAATGAAAAAAGGCGTATGCCTAGCTCCAGGTAAAGCTGCCAATGCTGGTGGTGTTGCGGTTTCTGGTTTAGAAATGAGTCAAAACTCTGCTAGATTGGCATGGACAGCAGAAGAAGTTGAAGCTAAGTTACAACAAATTATGGCTAACATATTCCACGCTTGTAAGTTTGCTAGTAGCAAATACAACCTAGGATACAACTTGGTTGCTGGTGCAAACTTGGCCGGCTTTGAGAAAGTTGCAGAAGCTATGATTCAACAAGGTAGATATTAG
- a CDS encoding methylated-DNA--[protein]-cysteine S-methyltransferase, which produces MLKETHQIYLAVINKENYKTVFYTEEIKTPIGNLIAIADDNYLYACFFINDSNIYAIEKLLKTYNAKILFKTNEITSKARNQLDKYFDKELKTFSIPLQLTGTDFQKQVWHELIKIPYGETISYRKEATNIGKPTAFRAVANANGKNLLPIIIPCHRVINSNGKLGGYTGGLYKKEFLLNLETN; this is translated from the coding sequence ATGCTCAAAGAAACTCATCAAATTTATTTAGCTGTAATTAACAAAGAAAATTATAAAACAGTATTTTATACCGAAGAAATTAAAACCCCTATTGGCAATCTGATTGCTATTGCTGATGATAATTACCTATATGCTTGCTTTTTTATTAATGATTCAAATATTTATGCTATAGAGAAATTATTAAAAACTTATAATGCAAAGATATTATTCAAAACAAATGAAATAACTAGCAAAGCTAGAAATCAACTTGATAAATACTTTGACAAAGAGTTAAAAACATTCTCTATCCCTCTACAACTAACTGGTACTGACTTTCAAAAACAAGTTTGGCATGAGCTGATAAAGATCCCTTATGGAGAAACAATCAGCTATCGTAAAGAAGCTACAAATATTGGTAAACCAACTGCTTTTAGAGCTGTAGCTAATGCTAACGGTAAAAATCTACTACCTATAATTATCCCTTGTCATCGAGTAATCAACTCCAACGGTAAACTTGGTGGCTATACTGGTGGATTATATAAAAAAGAGTTTTTGTTAAATCTAGAAACTAATTAG
- a CDS encoding APC family permease, translating into MHISNKKISTLSLTMLNISAIISLSSIAYMATIGLQSVFFYLIAAVTFLLPTSLICAELSSMITQNNGGVFSWVKAGLGEKAGVLAMWLEWFNNVVGFPSSVTALIATFSYIGFRGFAENTQTSVTFWLIMVAVFIAISLFNCLPLRKVVVLNIIGAVFGMIIPGILLISGAVYFLVTGQSNLEYHGFSDLLPVFSVGTYALLVKTLSSYSGIQSVAFHMTNIENPQKNIPKSILIATLIIVSLTILTTVGLTIIIPVQDVNVLNGLIQGISQVLNIIGLGNVKPVVVVMISLGMLAALSTWVLGPARGMQTAAEQELFPKIMAGKNRFGMPVNMLIIQILIVLVLSSVFLVMPSVYAAFALLIAITSQFTVVMWIMVFAAAIRLRFTQPDTHRVFHVGRRNSNWLLVTMSLVAIFMCMLGFILGLFPPSFSHVKNVFQYTMILVVADIIIIAIPLIWIWLHRKRIL; encoded by the coding sequence ATGCATATATCTAACAAAAAAATTTCGACACTATCGCTAACAATGCTAAATATCTCAGCGATAATTAGTTTAAGTTCGATAGCTTATATGGCAACAATTGGTTTACAAAGTGTTTTCTTTTATCTAATTGCTGCAGTTACATTTTTGTTACCAACATCGCTTATTTGTGCTGAGCTTAGTAGTATGATAACGCAAAATAATGGCGGTGTATTTAGCTGGGTCAAAGCAGGTCTTGGTGAAAAAGCCGGTGTACTTGCAATGTGGTTGGAGTGGTTTAATAATGTGGTAGGCTTCCCAAGTTCTGTGACAGCATTAATCGCGACATTTTCATATATTGGTTTTAGAGGTTTTGCTGAGAATACTCAAACAAGTGTTACTTTTTGGTTAATAATGGTTGCTGTATTTATCGCTATAAGTTTATTTAACTGCTTACCATTACGAAAAGTTGTTGTGCTAAATATTATTGGTGCAGTATTTGGTATGATAATTCCAGGAATACTATTAATTTCTGGTGCAGTATATTTCTTAGTTACTGGGCAAAGTAATTTGGAATATCATGGTTTTAGTGATCTTTTACCAGTGTTTTCTGTAGGTACTTATGCTCTTTTAGTTAAGACTTTATCTTCATACTCAGGTATTCAGTCAGTAGCTTTCCATATGACAAATATCGAAAATCCTCAGAAAAATATTCCCAAATCAATACTTATAGCTACTTTGATAATAGTATCATTAACTATTTTAACAACGGTTGGTTTAACTATTATTATTCCTGTACAAGATGTTAATGTTTTAAATGGTCTGATACAGGGCATCTCACAAGTATTAAACATAATAGGCTTAGGTAATGTTAAGCCAGTAGTTGTGGTAATGATAAGTTTGGGTATGTTAGCGGCTCTTAGTACATGGGTGTTAGGGCCTGCTCGTGGTATGCAGACAGCAGCAGAACAGGAGCTTTTCCCAAAAATCATGGCAGGTAAAAATAGATTTGGTATGCCAGTAAATATGCTAATTATTCAGATTTTGATAGTTTTGGTTCTATCTTCGGTATTCTTAGTGATGCCATCAGTATATGCAGCATTCGCATTATTAATTGCTATTACATCACAGTTTACGGTAGTTATGTGGATAATGGTTTTTGCTGCAGCGATTAGACTTAGATTTACGCAACCAGATACTCATAGAGTATTTCATGTGGGTAGGAGAAATTCTAACTGGTTACTTGTAACTATGTCTTTAGTTGCAATATTTATGTGTATGTTAGGCTTTATACTTGGGTTATTTCCACCAAGCTTCTCACATGTTAAAAATGTCTTCCAATATACAATGATTTTGGTTGTAGCGGATATTATAATTATAGCAATTCCACTGATATGGATTTGGTTGCATAGAAAAAGAATTTTATAA
- a CDS encoding NAD(P)/FAD-dependent oxidoreductase: protein MSIKSYDVIIIGAGAAGLMCAIEAAKRGRSVLVLDHANKVGKKILMSGGGRCNFTNYNIATDRYLADNQHFMKSALSRYTQWDFISLVSEYNIPYHEKTLGQLFCDNKAKDIVNMLLDECQKYQAKIQLHTTIDSAIKKEDLFYLKSNSGEYACQSLVIATGGLSIPTMGATGFGYKIAKKFGLKVNPQRAGLVPFIFSSEDQQKFGQLRGVSTYCRVSNNRASFDENILFTHKGLSGPAILQISSYWHSGESVEINLSPNINIADFLISKKEQGSKVTLKNTLSELLPKNLISTFFENFLLEKRICDLSTEQINKIHQQLHEWVIYPQTTEGYRTAEVTLGGISCDEISSKTLEANKVKGLYFIGEVIDVTGWLGGYNFQWAWASGWASGQVV from the coding sequence ATGTCTATAAAAAGCTATGATGTAATAATAATTGGTGCAGGCGCTGCTGGACTTATGTGTGCTATAGAAGCTGCTAAAAGAGGGCGTAGTGTACTAGTATTAGACCATGCCAATAAAGTAGGCAAAAAGATTCTAATGTCTGGTGGTGGAAGGTGTAATTTCACAAATTATAACATAGCCACTGATAGATACTTAGCAGATAATCAACACTTCATGAAATCCGCACTATCAAGATATACCCAATGGGATTTCATCAGCTTGGTTAGTGAATACAACATTCCTTATCATGAGAAGACTCTAGGCCAGCTTTTTTGTGATAACAAAGCTAAAGATATCGTTAATATGCTTCTAGATGAGTGCCAAAAATATCAAGCTAAGATACAACTACATACAACTATTGATAGCGCCATAAAAAAAGAAGACTTATTTTATCTAAAATCTAATTCTGGCGAATATGCATGCCAGTCACTGGTGATTGCTACCGGTGGCTTATCTATACCTACTATGGGTGCAACTGGATTTGGTTATAAAATCGCTAAAAAATTTGGATTAAAGGTTAATCCTCAAAGAGCTGGTCTTGTGCCTTTTATTTTCAGCTCAGAAGATCAACAAAAGTTTGGACAATTACGTGGAGTATCAACTTATTGTAGAGTTTCAAACAATCGAGCAAGCTTCGACGAAAACATTCTTTTTACACATAAGGGATTAAGTGGTCCAGCAATTTTACAAATATCATCTTATTGGCATTCAGGAGAAAGTGTTGAAATTAATCTTTCTCCAAATATAAATATTGCTGATTTTTTGATTTCGAAAAAAGAACAAGGTTCAAAAGTCACTTTAAAAAATACTCTATCGGAGCTACTACCAAAAAATCTTATTAGTACATTTTTTGAGAACTTTCTACTTGAAAAAAGAATTTGTGATTTGTCTACTGAACAAATAAATAAGATTCATCAACAGCTCCATGAGTGGGTAATATACCCTCAAACAACAGAGGGCTACCGAACTGCAGAAGTTACCTTGGGTGGTATCAGTTGTGATGAAATATCATCAAAAACTCTTGAAGCAAATAAAGTCAAAGGTTTATACTTTATTGGCGAAGTTATTGATGTAACTGGATGGCTAGGTGGATATAATTTTCAATGGGCTTGGGCTTCTGGTTGGGCCTCGGGACAAGTTGTATAA
- a CDS encoding MFS transporter, with amino-acid sequence MLILLSFPILMGMSIDLFAPSLPGISISLNTTASISKMVISIYLIGYAIGNLLIGIITDGIGRKVLLRSSCVLFVIVSLLPTLIPNEYVLLGSRFSQGFLMGSMGVVTRGVFSDILPPEKLLKLGPTMGFLWGLGPIAGPIIGGFLQDAFGWKSGFYFFSIVVALLTILVFIYIPETLSKKSKLSITKIKQDIIEVVTNREFMTLCVAMGIAYSLIISFNTLGPFLIQDVMGYSAAYFGKLAIFLGCAFLPAPILGRRLLDHYPVGKIFFVVIHLFIVLTSIFFIISLISNNISLIIIATMAVYFTCGSIFPLSMGKGISMFRHIPGTAAAIMYFVNISMTSLTSFLQSYVHAHSITNIISIYLVLMFIIVGLYWYKLKDL; translated from the coding sequence ATGCTTATATTACTGTCATTCCCCATATTGATGGGCATGAGTATAGATTTATTTGCACCATCTTTACCAGGTATAAGTATTTCATTAAATACTACAGCATCTATTTCAAAGATGGTGATCTCAATATATCTGATAGGATATGCTATTGGTAATCTGCTAATAGGTATCATTACTGATGGTATAGGTCGCAAAGTTCTACTTAGATCATCATGCGTACTATTTGTGATAGTTAGCTTACTACCTACTCTAATACCAAACGAATATGTATTGCTAGGTTCAAGATTTTCTCAAGGGTTCCTTATGGGGTCAATGGGAGTTGTTACTCGAGGAGTTTTTTCAGATATTCTGCCACCTGAGAAGCTACTAAAACTTGGGCCAACAATGGGATTTTTATGGGGATTAGGACCTATTGCAGGACCTATAATCGGCGGCTTCTTACAAGATGCTTTTGGTTGGAAATCTGGATTTTACTTCTTTAGCATAGTAGTAGCATTGCTGACAATATTAGTTTTTATCTATATCCCAGAAACGCTTAGCAAAAAATCAAAACTAAGCATAACTAAAATCAAACAAGATATAATAGAGGTTGTAACTAATAGAGAATTCATGACTCTCTGTGTAGCTATGGGGATAGCTTATTCACTTATCATTAGTTTCAATACTTTGGGACCTTTTTTAATTCAAGATGTAATGGGATATTCAGCCGCTTACTTTGGTAAATTAGCTATATTTTTAGGCTGCGCTTTCCTACCAGCACCGATACTTGGGCGTAGATTATTAGATCACTATCCTGTTGGTAAAATATTTTTTGTAGTTATACATCTATTTATAGTATTGACTAGTATTTTCTTTATAATTAGCTTAATAAGCAATAATATATCTTTGATCATTATTGCTACTATGGCTGTTTATTTCACATGTGGATCAATTTTTCCATTATCGATGGGTAAAGGTATATCAATGTTTCGCCATATCCCTGGAACTGCAGCAGCAATTATGTATTTTGTGAATATCTCAATGACTAGTCTAACATCATTTTTACAAAGCTACGTTCATGCTCACAGTATTACAAATATTATAAGCATTTACTTGGTTTTAATGTTTATAATTGTTGGGTTATACTGGTATAAACTAAAGGATCTTTAA